The Falco peregrinus isolate bFalPer1 chromosome 9, bFalPer1.pri, whole genome shotgun sequence genome includes a window with the following:
- the RBM12 gene encoding RNA-binding protein 12: MAVVIRLQGLPIVAGTMDIRHFFSGLTIPDGGVHIVGGELGEAFIVFATDEDARLGMMRTGGTIKGSKVTLLLSSKTEMQNMIELSRRRFETANLDMPPANASRSGPPPSSGMSGRVNLPTTVPNFSNPSSVVTASTTVHESNKSISTFSTASMGTAPPNLGSTFGSPTFSSTIPSTASPMNTVPPPPIPPIPAMPTLPPMPSIPPIPVPPPVPTLPPVPPVPPIPPVPPVPPMTPMPPISGMPPMNPPPVAPLPTGMNGSGAAVNMNSGLNPLFIGPMNPVNPIQMNSQSSVKPIPINPDDLYVSVHGMPFSATESDVKDFFLGLRVDAVHMLKDHVGRNNGNGLVKFFSPQDTFEALKRNRMLMIQRYVEVSPATERQWVAAGGHITFKQTMGPSGPSHPPPPQAHSRSKSPSGQKRSRSRSPHEQGFCVYLKGLPFESENKHVIDFFKKLDIVEDSIYIAYGPNGKAIGEGFVEFRNEADYKAALCHHKQYIGNRFIQVHPITKKAMLEKIDMIRKRLQNFNYDQREILMNAEGEPGSPKLCAHISNIPYNITKMEILQFLEGLAVEENSVQILVDNNGQGLGQALVQFKAEDDARKAERLHRKKLNGRDVVLRLITVEEMRDIERNPPSQGKKILKIPIQGNATVPGAQGAGGDEHAFLGGNSKDASNGPPFNFPGNFSGSGTFGPPLPPPGISGFPDSRPGIPTVATSGLPGTGIEVPGFAGGPGNLSGPAGFAGAPQAFGNGPGNLSGPPAFGAGPPGIASGLGHLSGPPGFGPGPGNIHISGPPGFGTGSGKPGPTVIKVQNMPFTVSVDEILDFFYGYQVIPGSVCLKYNEKGMPTGEAMVAFESRDEAMAAVVDLNDRPIGSRKVKLVLG, translated from the coding sequence ATGGCTGTGGTCATCCGCTTGCAAGGTCTCCCGATTGTGGCGGGGACCATGGACATTCGCCACTTCTTCTCTGGATTGACCATTCCTGATGGGGGCGTGCATATTGTAGGGGGTGAACTGGGTGAGGCTTTCATCGTTTTTGCCACTGATGAAGATGCAAGGCTTGGTATGATGCGCACAGGTGGTACAATTAAAGGGTCAAAAGTAACGCTATTGCTGAGtagtaaaactgaaatgcagaacatGATAGAACTCAGTCGTAGGCGTTTTGAAACTGCCAATCTAGATATGCCACCAGCAAATGCTAGCAGGTCAGGACCACCACCTAGTTCTGGAATGAGTGGAAGGGTTAACTTACCTACTACTGTACCTAACTTCAGTAATCCTTCTAGTGTAGTAACTGCTTCTACTACTGTGCATGAAAGCAATAAAAGCATATCCACGTTTTCTACTGCCAGTATGGGGACTGCACCTCCAAATCTTGGGAGTACCTTTGGTAGCCCAACATTTAGCTCAACTATACCTAGCACAGCATCCCCTATGAACACAGTACCTCCTCCACCAATCCCTCCGATCCCAGCTATGCCAACTTTGCCGCCAATGCCTTCTATTCCACCAATACCTGTTCCTCCTCCTGTACCCACACTACCTCCTGTTCCTCCAGTTCCTCCGATACCCCCTGTGCCCCCTGTACCTCCAATGACACCTATGCCTCCCATATCAGGAATGCCTCCTATGAATCCTCCACCCGTAGCACCTTTACCCACTGGAATGAATGGGTCTGGAGCAGCAGTGAATATGAACAGCGGCTTGAATCCATTGTTTATTGGTCCCATGAATCCTGTAAATCCTATCCAGATGAATTCTCAAAGTAGTGTCAAGCCGATTCCAATCAATCCAGATGATTTGTATGTCAGCGTTCATGGAATGCCCTTTTCTGCAACAGAATCTGATGTGAAAGACTTTTTCCTTGGGCTCCGTGTGGATGCAGTCCATATGCTGAAGGATCATGTAGGTCGAAATAATGGAAATGGACTAGTtaagtttttttctcctcaagaTACATTTGAAGCACTGAAACGAAACAGAATGCTGATGATTCAGCGCTATGTTGAAGTTAGTCCTGCAACAGAGAGACAGTGGGTGGCTGCTGGAGGCCACATAACTTTCAAGCAAACCATGGGTCCCTCTGGGCCGtctcaccctcctcctccccaggctcATTCTAGGTCCAAATCTCCTAGTGGACAGAAAAGGTCACGGTCAAGATCTCCCCATGAGCAGGGCTTCTGTGTTTATCTGAAAGGTCTCCCCTTTGAATCAGAGAACAAACATGTGatagacttttttaaaaagctggaCATAGTTGAGGACAGCATTTACATAGCTTATGGACCTAATGGGAAGGCAATTGGAGAGGGTTTTGTTGAGTTCAGGAATGAAGCTGATTATAAAGCAGCTTTGTGTCATCATAAGCAGTACATAGGGAATCGCTTTATTCAAGTTCATCCAATTACTAAAAAAGCAATGTTAGAAAAGATAGACATGATTCGTAAAAGACTGCAGAACTTCAACTATGACCAGAGAGAAATCCTCATGAATGCTGAGGGAGAGCCAGGCTCACCAAAACTGTGTGCACATATATCTAATATTCCATACAACATAACAAAAATGGAAATCCTTCAGTTTCTAGAGGGACTGGCAGTAGAAGAAAACTCTGTACAGATTCTTGTTGATAATAACGGGCAAGGTTTAGGACAGGCGCTGGTTCAGTTTAAAGCTGAAGATGATGCTCGTAAGGCAGAGCGTTTGCACCGTAAAAAACTGAATGGAAGAGATGTTGTTTTGCGTTTGATAACTGTAGAAGAAATGAGAGATATTGAGAGAAACCCACCATCTCAAGggaaaaagatactgaaaatacCGATACAAGGAAATGCGACTGTGCCAGGAGCacagggtgctggtggggatgAGCATGCCTTCTTGGGGGGAAATTCTAAAGATGCAAGCAATGGTCCTCCGTTTAATTTCCCTGGTAACTTCAGTGGGTCTGGCACATTTGGTCCCCCTCTACCACCACCTGGAATAAGTGGCTTTCCTGATTCTAGACCAGGAATACCTACAGTCGCAACTAGTGGTTTACCTGGTACAGGTATTGAAGTCCCAGGTTTTGCAGGTGGTCCTGGTAATTTGAGTGGACCGGCAGGTTTTGCGGGGGCTCCTCAGGCTTTTGGTAATGGTCCTGGCAATTTAAGTGGACCCCCTGCCTTTGGGGCTGGTCCTCCAGGAATTGCTAGTGGTCTTGGACACTTAAGTGGACCTCCAGGGTTTGGACCTGGACCAGGAAATATACATATTAGTGGACCCCCAGGTTTTGGTACAGGGTCTGGGAAGCCAGGACCAACTGTCATCAAAGTGCAAAATATGCCCTTTACTGTTTCAGTGGATGAaattttggatttcttttatGGTTACCAAGTGATCCCTGGTTCAGTGTGcttaaaatacaatgaaaaaggCATGCCCACTGGAGAAGCAATGGTTGCATTTGAGTCTCGTGATGAAGCTATGGCAGCTGTTGTTGATTTAAATGATAGGCCTATAGGCTCCAGAAAAGTAAAACTTGTTTTAGGGTAG